The DNA sequence gctctcatgttgccaccctccgctCCTCCCTCAGCGGGGCAGAtggagaagggcttcagatgGGGAGCGCCCTCTGGTTGTTGTAGGATTCCCAACGTCCATCAACCCTGACCGTTGGTCCTGCTGGccaggaggctgatgggaattggaatccatcaacatctggagggcgccacgcAGTCTATTTTTTTTAACGAGGTATCCCTGACAGTTGAACACAAAGAGAAAAGTGTGATAAGTTCAAGGACCAGAAATTATAGGAACCCAGCTGGGAAATAAGGATTGTTGGAGTCTGTGTATATCTCTGATGAAACCTGGGTACCACGCACACCAAGAGGTGGATTTTGCCACGGACCGCTGGAGGGGCCTGGGGAAGGGGGGGGCTCTTTTTGCACGCTGTGTCCTTTTGCGTTGCTAGGAAGCCTCTGCTGGATGGCTAAGGTGGCTTTTTGTCAATATTTGCTGGACCAATGAAGCGGTGCAGAGGTGAGCATGcctctcacacacaaaaagattACCAGCCAGCCAGAATGAATTCATCCGCAGGCCCTGGTTATGTGACTGCGTGTGgagcctgcaacaaaatattgcagcatATCCTCACGGGAGAGCTGCTGTTTCAGGGTTCCAAGCTTGACATGGGAGAGAATTTCGCACCTAaaagcaaatctacctaatttgcactttccagagcaatggccccatctgcactatacatttaaagcagtataataccaCTTTAGCCAGTcacgtcttcccccaaagaatcctgggaagtgtactttatCAAGGGTGCGGagaactgttaggagacccctgttcccatcgcagagtgacaattcccaaagttccctgggaagaaggattggttgttaaaccactctgggaatgttttggactacgactcccatcatccctgaatgctgaccattggccacaggTTTGACCTGGAAGAGCCACAGGTTTGGAGAAGGCTATTGTGGACAGTCCTGAGCCAGACAGACCAACTCAGCCTAAGATACAGAGCTATGAATGACCATGGTCATGTCTATCTTATTTACAtgagttgctccacccacttttgcctctggtcctgcccaccactgacatgtggccctcagaaggttgtctagaaagaaatgtggccctcagggctgAAAATGGTTCTGCGCCCACTTTCCTTATAACCTTTCCTCGCAGGGGAgttgttattaatttattaattaattagttaaatgTCTATCTGGCCCTTCCGCCCAAagggagctcaggatggcaaacagcaagcaataaaacactgagAAATGTCTTAAAAAGCAGAACATCTTCAAAAGAATTGCTCCCGCTTCTTGATAATTTTGTCCGCTTGCCCTTTCTCCCGTCTTGTATCGATTCCTGTTTATTTGGTTGAGTTGTATTCATGCATATCCCTGGGAGTGGAGGGGatgggtgtgagagagagaatgaagaacTCTGGAAAAATAATCTGACAGCAGTTTGATTTcccctttccgttgtttttttttaatcttttaaatgcAGTTGTGCCTCCCAATGTGATTCTGGGCCAGCCGGGTATGAACATTACCTTACCCTGCCTACAAGGGGAGCTAGAGAACATCACTCTTGTGCACTGGGCGTTTAATGGGCAGAACCTGAGCTCATCCCCTGCCCGGCAGGTGGTTCCAGGGCCCAGTCTTTTCCTGCCATCCGTGTATTACAACGATTCCGGGCGCTACAGCTGTCACTCTGGTGGCCGCCTCCTTTCCTCCCTGCGCCTGATGGTGGAAGGTAAGTGACGTTCTCGGGGGTTAGGAGCGGGGGGAAGTGGCCTGTTCATTGCCTGTTTTTCCCCACCCGTCTGGTTGCATCTTTTACTGTGCCTCTTTCCCTTCTTTTCCCCAAAACAGATTTCCCAGGGCCTGagctggggatggaaagatctgtcaattttggttctatcctctcctcaatttttccaatcataaatttggttctccacatttctatagcaacatgccattaaaaaaaaaaatcctcctgaaaattcttcagcattttaacgcAGCTTTCTCTGAAGAAACCCCCTTTTTGTTCCactaagctcttcttatgttccagaACCTCCTCAGGAGCCAAATATCACCTGCTTCCGTAGGAGCTTAGCCAAGGACATTTTCTGCGAATGGAGAACATCGCATTTGATGTCGATCCGCACCAAGGCCAAGCTGTGGGTGCGAAAAACGTGAGCAGGGGCAACGTTAAAGCTGTGGGTGGCCTGGAGTGGATCTGGGGGGGGCCTTGTTCGGATATtacagatggggaggggaaaccTATCAATTTccctttcttgtttttccaatcttaaatcccgttcttcacatttccacatcagtttgcgttttttaaaaagaatccttGTGGAAATGAATCAGCATCATGGTACGAATTTCTCGTAATAGGTTGGGATGCCATTTTGTCCAACGGACACATGTTTTGCAGTGCTGTTTCCCCTTGAATGTTTGTTTGCACGTGTGCTTTGAATGCACATCTAGGTACACCATATCTGATAccttatcctagtatatgcattttcgtaTGTGCTCCTtgtgtgcattgcaaaattcagaggagtgcaaactttggaggatagctgtgtttttgtttgcatattgttacagaaagtgcagattaggtaggctcacctttaaatgtgaactgaatagcaATTCTCTATCCctagctgggttttttttttaatttacggGATTTTCCCTGGAAAGGGTACATCAggattaaattggggggggggcagagaaatacCAGCTGGCGTTTTGATGCCAACAATGATTCTGTAAAAGGCTGTCATGCATGAAGAGCATCCATCCCATAATAAACACCAGTCTGGAAACAGCCATTGTCTCTAGCACGCACATCGGTTGTATCCAGCaatgtcttactcagagtagactcattgaaatgaatggagtgaAGTTAGGCATGTCAATTAATTTCAGCAGATTTATTTTGGGTGGTATTTAATGTTAGTTAAACCCAATTAAttaaatagacatgactaacttaggctcattcatgtcaatgagtctactctgagtagggatggaaagatctgtcaatgttggttctctcaggttctcattcttacaatcttaaattcagttctcaacatttttgcagcaatttgcaattttttaaaaaagaacagtcctcatgaaaattctccagcattttagtgtgaatttttcctaacaaatgcagtttttgtaggcggttttgacgaatgtacacatttctgcaagccacttTTTgccatatagtgcatttttgcttgttaatttcactcatacgttcatttttatgcacaccttcccctaaaatatgcatttttgcattgttGGGCGGGcaaattgcatcgcaaaattcacgTAAGTttgagtttcaaaggatggctgcatttcggttctgatattgttttggaaattgcgaatttgataaattcggcttaaaatgtgaactgaatcgaaattctcacccatccctaccttggTTGAATACAAGCCTCTGAGGCCATATCCATAGCCTtacctttaaagcactatgatatcgtttttaagcagtcatggctttccgcaaaaggggacatagctcagtgggtagagcaactgccttgcatgcaggaggccccaggttcaatccctggcatcttcaagtagggctggaagagagtccctgcctgaaaccctggagagcagctgcctgtcagtgatgacagtactgagctagctgggctattggtctgactcggtataaggcagtatTTTCCTTAAGGCAGCATTTTCTCATTGGCTATGTTTCATCGTGATGAGACTGAGtggtggtctgaaggcacgtgaggccagctccctgctgaagcagggtcaggtctggtcagtgcctggatgggagaccgcctgggaaccatgtggaagccgccttgggtttctattgtgaaaagaaaggcgaggtataaatgtaataaataaaataagtaataaataaatgtcttttgTGTCTGTCCCTGCTAGGTTTGTCGGGGTGAACCACACCGAACAGCAGTGCCGCTATTACACCAAGTCCCGGAAATTTTCTTGCCGCATCGGAGGGCTGAACGACGACAACACGTTCTTCTTGCTGGTGTCCATCTGCATCGTCAACTTGGCGGGCGCTCTGAGGAGCCATACTTACATCAGCACCGACATTCTGTGTGCGTAGGCCTGCTGTCCTATGAATCGGGGCCAGAATGTCACGTGTTTAAACCGTGCTTGTGCTGAAGCGGattgggtccccccccccaagattgtACCCTGCGCATTCAGGGGCTTGCAAATTCTCCAAATTATTTGCCAAGGGAGTCAAATCAGGAGtgcagaacctcaggcctgggcagagcttggaaaatttacttttttgaactacaactcccatcagcccaatccagtagccatgctggctggggctgatgggagttgtaatttaaaaaagtaacttttctaagctctgggccTAGGGGCCAAAGGCAGCCCTCCACCCACTGTATCTGACCCTCGGACCCTCCTCAGACACCAATGATGCGCTTACATTAGGGAAACATCGCAAAACAGCTAACAAAGCAGAATAatatgtggatggtccagtatcaGTCCATTGCTAATGCACTCCTATCGCGTCAATGACGTTGCAAAACAAACCCACGTacaatctggaggggccctttctctctctccttttaaaatatttctggctgatttcttcCCCCTGTAGTGAAACCAGATTCCCCGGTCGATGTTGTGGTGAACGCCATGGAGAACAACCCCAACCAGCTGTTTGTGACCTGGCGTAAACCACCTTCCTGGGGTTCTCTCTTCTATCGTCTTCAGTTCCAGCTCCGCTACAGGGCTGAAGCCTCCAGAATATACGAGGTCTGACCTTACTTTGATTTTGAAATAATGAGTGGGACAATCATCATCTGCTGAGAACTGCTTGAGATggagcaggggtgtgtgtgtggacatgTACAAGCTGTGGCACCCAATGTCAGGACACCCTGATTGGTTTTTGCCATTACTTGCTATGTGTCTGTCAGTCTCATCTTTggttaaaccagaggtggggaaccagtggccctctggatgttgtgggTGTACAGCTCAGAgcagccccagtcagcagggACAGTAGTCAGAGTTGaagggagttcagcaacatctggagaaccacaggttccacGCCTGTGTCCTTAACACAtgtcccagccaatcagggaccaCATATGAAATGCACTTTAATatgtgtgtaatatgtttttaaagatgttttgttttaatatgttttaaagtatttttttaaaagatgttttaaagtgcttttagagctggtatagcacagtgaggaggagagcctagctgggagtccagagtctgtgagttcaaatccctgctcgtgtctcctgggcatcaagggccacctaatgatcacccccacagtgaatggctcaggggttacgtgccctgccacctgtgcagccgtgggcaagctgcatagtcccaaggagcccagttgtcccaactgacagttgcggacaagggaggggctggcttgtgcagctgtggcaagctgagcaggccctcgccagctggggaggactagcctcagagggaggccatggtaaaccccctctgaatgccgcttcccattaacaccctattcatagggattgacttgaaggcagtccttttccattttttcaaagtgctttcagtgtttttgtttgctgccctgggctccttctaggaggaaggttgggatataataataataataataataataataataataataataataataataataataaatgtgtgtaATATGTGTGCACCTTAATAAATCAGGACTGGGgcgcctgtggccctccagatgttgtcgggactacagctcccattggctccagcccagcatggccaatagtcagggatgatgggaggtgtagtccagcgacatctggagggccacaggtctacTCTGCTCTGTgctgatttgcagtggctctgcaggatttcagatcgcataccactgaactctggtccttccccaaaagatcaagtAAGCTTCCAGTCCTCATCGTTCCATGTAAAGAGTTGGCTttcataggcagctgccttatctaGCAGCAGATCTCCAGCTTTTCTGGCAGGGGACCTTCCCAACCCTCCCTGGATATGCTGAagtttgaatctgggaccttctgtgtgccgAGCAGATGCtctcaccactgagctacagccctttccctttcccttggcTTATAGGTTCACCTGCTGACTGACCTCACTTCGTACACCATCTCTGACGCCCTGCCGGGCCTCTGTCACACCGTTCAAGTGCGGGCGCAAGAAGAATTTGGCCTCGGAAGCTGGAGCGAATGGAGCCGGGAAGCTTTCGGAACACCCTGGACAGGTTGGTGGTGCCCTCTGCACGGGTGCAGGAATGCGTCCTTCAGTCATCTCCTGTGCTTCTCCTTATATGGCGGATGACAATTCTGCGACCTGCTTAGGGGCAAAGCAGCTCATCTTGAGTAATCCACTCATATCAAGGGACCTTTTTTGAGAGGGGAGTTACCTGCAGACTGCCTATagccctgtagctcagtggccgaGCCATTGCTTTGCAAgcaaaaaggtcccaggttccatccttgGCGTCCCCAGGTAGGGCCCgcctgggggacctttggcccgccagatgttgctggactacctctcccatcagccccagccagcacggccaacggGAAGCTACGACGGGAGtggcagcccagcaacatctggacggccaaagGTTTGCCTCATCTGAGGTAGGGCAATGAAAGACTTCCTgccttgaaaacctggagagcctttctcagtcagtgcagacaacactgagcgagGTGGAACGATGGCTTGAGTTGGTATACGGCCATTTCCAAAGAGTTATCCCCAGAACCCCACAAATTATTATTTTGGTTTAAGTGACTGCTGCTCGCCCTCGAGATGCCCTGAAGGAAAAAGTTTTCTTGTCCCCCACCTCCTGAATAAAATTATTTCTTTAAAGAATAATTTTTAGAAATATTTCCTTTACTGGGTGCTTCCAAAGGTCTCTTGCTGAAATACTGTGATGCCAAAGTGCTTGGGTGGCCCCTCAAGGTCCCCCCCAAACAtgtccattttatttttaaaaaaatgatttaaacAAATATTGTCATTCTCTTGAGAGCCCTTATGATGGCAAAAGTTTCTCTGCACACAACAGGTCCTCCACATTTATCAGTTGaaacaaatacatattttgtgtgtgtgtgtgtgtgcatgtgtgtgtgttgccaaAAGGTTTTTGGACACCACCACCCAAGACCCCCAAAATGTGCTCTTTATAAAAATTAAGCAATAAATTTGGGCCCTACCCacttttggccacacccactttgatAGACCGGGCCCGGAGGGTTGACCATGGGTCATTTGCAGCCCTCAGCCTTAAAAATGTTAGCTAGCTCTGGGTCAGCTTGGAAGCCATGacagggttgggggaacctgcggccctccagaagtGGCTgggctacaacacccatcattcctcgccactggccacgctggctggggctgatgggagttggagtccaacaacaagtggagtgccacagaaTCCCTATCCCCACTTTATACCTCTGCAAGTGAATTGAATGTGTGGTCCCTGATTGGTTGGGACAAGATTGatctaggacaggggtggggtacctgtggccttccagatgttgctggacaacaactcccatcattcctggccattaggCCATGGTGGctgcagggactgatgggagctgtagtccaacaacatatggagggccacaggtaccccaGCCCTGCCCTTTGACATGAAAAACTCTGACCCCCTAATATCAGATTGTGGAAGTTGGCTATAGTTGCTGAGGAACTGGAAGAAATGCATTTTGAACGAGCTCAGAGGTATTCTTGTAATAAAATAATTGTAGGAGGGCATAGCATACACACAAGGCTGAGTCCCTTGCATTTCCTGATGTGCAGGCTCTGAGGCTGAGCTGTGGGTCCAGCTTCAAGGAATGATTTTGGCCTAGCACCCCACCAACCATCGCTAGCCCTCTGTCCCTTGTGATGCTCCTCTTCCCCAACCCAATTTTTCTTTAATTCAATCCCCTCTTTGTCTCGTTGGCATTTCAGAACCCAGGGACCCCGAGTCAGAAGCCACGTCGGACATCTCAGAGGTAAATAGTGCCCACAAGAAGCAGAACCTTTTTGATTGTAGCTCCAGAGCTcgctggaatgccctccccacgaGCAGTCCATTTATCCCTCCACCCATCTCTGGTATCATTTCAAAAGCAAGTACAAGAGTTTCTGCACTTCCACCCTCTGTTGGGGGTTTCATGAAATCCTAGCGATGGAGAGGTCTTAAAGGTCATCTAGACGAACTCCCAATCAATGTatgaaatccagagctagagaaTCTCTAAGAAGCGGCTGTCCACCCCTTGCCTGAAGACCTCTAGTGAGGGACAGTCCACCTACCCCTGTAGGGAATGGTTCTGTCAAACAGATCTTACCGTCAAAACGTTTTCCTAGAGTTCATCCCAAATCTACCCTCCCGGCTGTTACTCCAGatgttttcatttttccagtctaaagttcagttctccacattcccaccTCCGTTTGACAATTTCTTCTTAAAAGCCCTCCTGAAGATTTGTCTGCATATTAGTGTGTTTTTCGCTAAGCACACACATTTTGTTTGCCATTTTGCTTAATTGGCACAGTTCTGTGCAAACAATTTCaccccaatataatgcatctgtcctaTGTTATTTCCACCAGTGGATGGATTTCTCGGCACGCTTTACCCAGTGTTTTGTCCTACCCCATTTTGGCACACTGCTggcaaactgaattgcaaaatttggaaaactgTGAATCTcacaggatggctatgttttgctttgtggattgtttcagaaagttatGGCCAGTTAGGCCTTtagatgagaactgaattgaattcccccccccagctctgcctctcactTAAGCCTaaaggtggagaacctgtggccattTGGATAttgttaaactacagctcccatcagccccagccagtatggccaacggtcagagatattattattattattattattattattattattattattattattattattattattattattattaattgaatttattagtcacccatctggctggttatccagataatgggagttgcagtccagcaacctctgaagagccacaggtccccatccctgtcctagacACATatcccaaccaatcagggatcataTATTAAATGCACTTACAGAGGTGAAAAGCAGGGACGGGGAAgctcatgccctccagatgttgttgaactgcagctcccatcagcctcccagccagcatggccagtggtcagggatggtgggagtcatagtccagcaatatctggagggccacagactcctcatttttgcaagcagggtGATGTTTTTTGATTCTGATGGAgtcttaggtcacatccacaccatacgtttcaagcacattttaagcacatggctttccccccccaaaaaacccgggGAATGGTAATTTACCcatcacagggctacaattcccagcactattagcaaactaaaattcccaggattccttggtggaagccatgtgctttgaacatacggtgtggatgtgaccttagtggTCATGCATGCACATTTATCTACATTATCAAGAGAAAAGGCGCATGTATTCCCCAGTAAGAGGTTTAGCTTCAGTAGACCCCAGGGATGGCACTGAAGCGTGAAGAATAACGACCTTACCAACTCTTGCATGCTGGCCCCTTTTGCATGAGGCCTCCCCAACCGTCAACAAGAGGAACCAGGATTTCTTAGAGACCAGGGACCAGGCAACAGGGGCTGTCCCTCCTAAATAGAAACTGTTGAAGCACATACATTTTGCTAGCGGTGCTCTTTTGAATTCTATCCCTCTCATTagaatttgttttaaaactgttttaatattggattttaaatggttgtcATCTGCCCTGGAACCTTAACGTGAAGGTTGGGtaagcaaattattattattagtgataAAGATCAGGTTTTTTTGATAAAAAATGGGGCGCCGGTACTTGTATCTTGATAAAAACTGTGTAGGTgagagcacaaaatggctgctatgagcagcagagaaaaaggtgcCAGTAGTAgttctgtcacaaaaaaagccctagtagtagaagtagtagtagtaataataataataataataataattaatacgcTATTATGGTAAAAATGAGGTGCCTGTGTTCAGCCACAGCTTGACAAAAGTGCCATGGGCGccggcacaaaatggctgccatgggcaaccAGAAAGGTATCTTGGTGAGTACAGTCATAAAAaaagccatcatcatcatcctaaaAAGGTGtacaggagccttgaagttgcctgtcAACAGTTACCAGTGCCTGGTTGGCAGACACACACATCTCCCGTGCAAAGGGATCCGCTTGCTTTCCTCCGGAGAGATCCTTCCAGTCAGAGTCCACAATACTGGATTCAGTCAGCCCATGCTCTGATGTGGCATAAGGCCATTGTGTTCCTATCCTTGCTCAACAGCCAGCTGCTGAACTGAAcccttctctcttctctctctggaAGGTCCCCTTTCATTATGAAATTCTCAGTACCATTAAACCCTGGGAGACTCCTGAATTCCCTCAGATCACGAATAAGCCAGCAGGTAAGCAGGTGTGCTTTTGTGGTCTTCCTCAGGCAAAGGTGACTTTATTGTGCggcaaagactaccccaaagggGTGGGGGCTGTTGGAATGCCAGCGATGGTGGGAGCAAGGCTCTTCAGTgaggccccttctgtgtgggcgTGCACTGGTAGTCTTACATAGTGGTTGCAGCAGGCAGCGATAATGCTCCGGTTGCTGCCACCATTTTGATTTCCCATCATGGGAGGGGAGATGGGGAGCCTTTTCCAGCCCAaaagccacattcctttctgggcaactttccgaggcccacatgccagtggtgggcagggccagaggcaaaagtgggtggagcaccgGATGCAAATTTCCCCCGCTTTTGCTCACTAAGCTAGTTTCCACCCGCACTCGCAcagccctctctgtcctccagcctggaaagcaagaggcattctgaGAGTTCAAAGGGCCCTTGCAGCCAAGCAATAATGCTccagcagggtcagtgagggacATGGCCTGGGGAcagccccaagggccagatacagaaACTTGAGAGGGGTTCGGGTTGTTCCCCAGACccaaagttccccacccttgtcccAGAGTAGTGCTCAATTGTAGGCATTGTGGAAAAATGGAAGAGTTGACATGACTGTGTTCCCTGATTGTTTTTCCCTTGTAGTGGAAGATGCTGCTGCACCTGTGCCTCTGTACACATTCCTCATCATGGCAGCCACCGTGACCGTGGGCCTTGCCCTGGTTGTCGGAGTCATTGTCCGGTGAGGAAGAACATCTAATTTTGAGGAGCAGGGAGGATGTTCTTGAGCGGGGACAGTGGAGCTATGTAACCCTGCTTTGCATTCTGTCCAACTCTGCATTTGGATACTAGACCAACCGCATGTTTTTGAAAAGCCCTAGGAGGGGCAGAGAAGTAGATTTGGGGATACAAAATTGGTCTGTAAGTGCCTTTTGCTCAGACCCAGTAACCCACCCTGCCGCTCTGCAGAATCCGCGTCAGGGGTTGGCACAGTCAGGCATCTGCTGGGGGCCCTCCATCATGATTCAGaatggcatccaactgtatccaagCATAGACAAAAATCTGCTCCTTGGTCTCAGGAACTGCCAAATTTGGTAAtctaagaggtgtccaaatgcatagcagacAAACAATGTTCCAAAATATTCAGGGTTGTATGCCATGCTAGccttgctcagagtagactcattgaaatgaatgtacaTGGCTAAC is a window from the Rhineura floridana isolate rRhiFlo1 chromosome 22, rRhiFlo1.hap2, whole genome shotgun sequence genome containing:
- the IL6R gene encoding interleukin-6 receptor subunit alpha isoform X1 is translated as MWLVGASLVAQLIVATTSSVYPELPCEQPVVPPNVILGQPGMNITLPCLQGELENITLVHWAFNGQNLSSSPARQVVPGPSLFLPSVYYNDSGRYSCHSGGRLLSSLRLMVEEPPQEPNITCFRRSLAKDIFCEWRTSHLMSIRTKAKLWVRKTFVGVNHTEQQCRYYTKSRKFSCRIGGLNDDNTFFLLVSICIVNLAGALRSHTYISTDILLKPDSPVDVVVNAMENNPNQLFVTWRKPPSWGSLFYRLQFQLRYRAEASRIYEVHLLTDLTSYTISDALPGLCHTVQVRAQEEFGLGSWSEWSREAFGTPWTEPRDPESEATSDISEVPFHYEILSTIKPWETPEFPQITNKPAVEDAAAPVPLYTFLIMAATVTVGLALVVGVIVRYRKKWGTSPSGEEKPGSVPPHSLTLLAPEPPLSSSPLLSPPASPFSESSVDSPSILDHSPYDVSNADYFLLP
- the IL6R gene encoding interleukin-6 receptor subunit alpha isoform X2, with amino-acid sequence MNITLPCLQGELENITLVHWAFNGQNLSSSPARQVVPGPSLFLPSVYYNDSGRYSCHSGGRLLSSLRLMVEEPPQEPNITCFRRSLAKDIFCEWRTSHLMSIRTKAKLWVRKTFVGVNHTEQQCRYYTKSRKFSCRIGGLNDDNTFFLLVSICIVNLAGALRSHTYISTDILLKPDSPVDVVVNAMENNPNQLFVTWRKPPSWGSLFYRLQFQLRYRAEASRIYEVHLLTDLTSYTISDALPGLCHTVQVRAQEEFGLGSWSEWSREAFGTPWTEPRDPESEATSDISEVPFHYEILSTIKPWETPEFPQITNKPAVEDAAAPVPLYTFLIMAATVTVGLALVVGVIVRYRKKWGTSPSGEEKPGSVPPHSLTLLAPEPPLSSSPLLSPPASPFSESSVDSPSILDHSPYDVSNADYFLLP